One window of the Xenopus tropicalis strain Nigerian chromosome 10, UCB_Xtro_10.0, whole genome shotgun sequence genome contains the following:
- the LOC105945218 gene encoding E3 ubiquitin-protein ligase TRIM39, which translates to MAAADPRDNELNCPACWGIYTDPVSLPCGHNFCRGCIGRTWDWQEGIEEDPSCPVCRQRYRRRPELSRNKRLSIRAERLLSTAPEHDGTGIYCTYCVHSPVPAAKSCLQCETSLCDVHLAAHNQSVTHVLTEPTASFCDRKCSAHNEPLKYHCCEDGAPVCASCCLAGGHRGHRVELLSEASEKKKEKLRKVLEKLSPEREETERGAQRLQERRRKLEEKAAIETERVTALFRGIREELEALEKRLLSDISRQKEELTLTLTELIQQLEIKKDELSREIRHIEELCNMADPLTVLQEQWESHGAAFCGAEGAVTVTPSFLFGPEATELVLDTNRAANNVSVSGDGKTASYSHTDQCYPPTPERFQYYQVLSRQSFHCGRHYWDVVGSKTGDWRVGAAYPSIERGGATFHIGDNRKSWCLCKENNNYLVRHDGKKTTLSHASCRSIRISLDYEGRRLSFYELTMAAADLRDELSCSICLSIYTDPVSLPCGHYFCRGCIGAAWDTQGGSGAYSCPECRAEYRERPALQNIRKLSNIAERFLSTHSEHDGTGIYCTYCIHYPVPAAQSCLLCEASLCDGHVRVHSKSAEHVLTEPTTNLGNRKCSEHNEPLKYLCCEDGACICASCCLAGGHRGHRVELLSEASEKKKEKFRNVFKKTQQVGLSYCYRNTMACRTTFTHKPGSDAYNGA; encoded by the exons ATGGCGGCTGCGGATCCGAGAGACAACGAGCTGAACTGCCCGGCTTGTTGGGGCATTTATACCGACCCCGTGTCCCTGCCCTGCGGGCAcaacttctgccggggctgcattgggagAACGTGGGACTGGCAGGAGGGGATAGAGGAGGATCCGTCGTGTCCCGTTTGCAGGCAGAGATACAGGAGGCGCCCGGAGCTGAGCCGGAACAAGAGGCTGAGTATCAGAGCCGAGCGACTACTCTCTACTGCCCCAGAGCATGATGGGACGGGGATCTACTGCACTTACTGTGTCCATTCCCCTGTCCCTGCCGCTAAATCCTGTCTGCAGTGTGAGACCTCCCTGTGTGACGTGCATCTCGCTGCTCACAACCAATCAGTGACGCACGTCCTAACCGAGCCCACCGCTTCCTTCTGCGACAGAAAATGCTCCGCCCACAATGAGCCCCTAAagtatcactgctgtgaggatGGGGCCCCTGTCTGTGcctcctgctgcctggccggggggcaccggggccacagggtggagctgctgagtgaggcctctgagaagaagaaagagaaactgaggaaagttctggagaaactgagcccagagagagaggagactgagagaggagcccagaggctgcaggagcgcaggagaaaATTAGAGGAAAAAGCCGCCattgagacagagagagtcactgccctgtttaggggcatcagggaagagctggaagccctagagaagcgactcctgagtgacatctccaggcagaaagaggagctcacactcacactcactgagctgatccaacagctggaaataaagaaggacgagctgtccagggagatccggcacattgaggagctgtgcaacatggcagatccactcactgtcctacaggaacaatgggaatcccatggagctgccttttgtggggctgagggggca GTTACAGTTACTCCTTCCTTCCTGTTTGGGCCGGAGGCTACAGAGCTGGTTCTGGATACAAACAGGGCTGCTAATAATGTGTCTGTATCGGGGGATGGGAAAACCGCctcctactcacatacagaccagtgTTACCCCCCAACACCAGAAAGGTTTCAATACTATCAAGTCTTAAGCAGACAAAGTTTTCATTgtgggcgacattactgggacgTGGTGGGCAGTAAAACTGGAGACTGGAGGGtgggggcggcctatcccagtatagagaggggcgGGGCAACCTTTCACATTGGGGATAATAGGAAATCCTGGTGTTTGTGCAAAGAGAATAATAATTACCtagtgaggcatgatgggaaaAAAACCACATTAAGCCACGCCTCTTGCCGGAgtatcaggatctcattggactatgagggcAGACGCCTGTCCttctatgagctga cgatggcggctgctgatctgagagacgagctgagctgctccatctgcctgagcatttatactgacCCTGtgtccctgccctgtggccactacttctgccggggctgcattggggcAGCATGGGACACCCAGGGGGGGTCtggggcttattcctgccctgaatgcagagccgAGTATCGGGAGCGCCCAGCCCTGCAGAACATCAGGAAGCTGAGTAACATAGCGGAGCGATTCCTTTCTACTCACTCAGAGCATGATGGGACGGGGATCTACTGCACTTACTGTATACACTATCCAGTACCTGCTGCTcaatcctgtctcctgtgtgaggcttCTCTATGTGATGGCCACGTGAGGGTCCACAGCAAGTCAGCAGAACATGTCTTAACTGAACCCACCACCAACCTGGGGAACAGAAAGTGCTCTGAACACAATGAGCCCCTAAAGTATCTCTGCTGTGAGGATGGGGCCTGTATCTGTGcctcctgctgcctggccggggggcaccggggccacagggtggagctgctgagtgaggcctctgagaagaagaaagagaa ATttcgaaacgtcttcaagaaaacaCAGCAAGTTGGTTTGAGTTATTGCTACAGAAATACCATGGCCTGCAGGACAACCTTCACCCACAAACCAGGCTCCGACGCTTACAATGGTGCATGA
- the LOC100495885 gene encoding E3 ubiquitin/ISG15 ligase TRIM25-like: protein MSLDFTHFHLLFTFPMAAANLRDELTCSICKDIYTDPVTLPCGHNFCRGCIGATWDWQEGIEEDPSCPECRERYRRRPELKKDLTLGTLVEQFFPSNQGQDGTGIFCTYCINSSVPAAQSCLLCEASLCDAHVRVHSKSAEHVLIEPTTNVGNRKCSAHNEPLKYHCCEDGACICVSCCLAGGHQGHRVELLSEASEKKKEKLRNLVKKWTSEIADIENMQKRAANDTDQAAALFGDIREWLEALKKRVLSEISRHEEQFSLRISEFIQQLEKKKSHLSREIHHTEKLLHTDDPLMIVRGESKKAELSDSEEDDDEEDVEGGNYKFIYENDLNIDHISEILLTGLNGFVNGAKRWGINGEEATDMLGDIMARNEAELGFSAGAPSPVYQIPETNRDSQPAAQQNQQLKHKLMKLFPSRNIDPYYGKEAVGMSVDINTASNQVSVLEEGKLVTYSATRLRRPQTPQRFQDFQALSTRSFPSGRHYWDMEGGKNGGWRVGVAYPSIERGGAQSYTGNNDKSWALWRWDNNYTVIHNTEETKLRCKPEHRKIRIFFDYEAGRLSFYELIRPIRHLHTFTVTFTEPLHAAFCVWGDNAWVRIIS from the coding sequence ATGTCTCTGGATTTTACTCACTTCCATTTGCTGTTCACCTTTCCCATGGCGGCTGCCaatctgagagacgagctgacCTGCTCCATTTGTAAGGACATTTATACCGATCCCGTTACCCTGCCCTGTGGGCAcaacttctgccggggctgcattggggcAACATGGGACTGGCAGGAGGGGATAGAGGAAGATCCATCATGTCCTGAATGCAGAGAGAGATACAGGAGGCGGCCAGAACTGAAAAAAGACCTAACACTTGGTACCCTCGTAGAACAGTTCTTTCCTTCTAACCAAGGGCAGGATGGGACTGGgatcttctgcacttactgtatTAACTCTTCTGTACCCGCTGCTcaatcctgtctcctgtgtgaggcttCTCTATGTGATGCCCATGTGAGGGTCCACAGCAAGTCAGCAGAACATGTCTTAATTGAACCCACCACCAACGTGGGGAACAGAAAATGCTCCGCCCACAATGAGCCCCTAAagtatcactgctgtgaggatggggcctgtatctgtgtgtcctgctgcctggccggggggcaccagggccacagggtggagctgctgagtgaggcctctgagaagaagaaagagaaactgagaaaTCTTGTAAAGAAATGGACTTCAGAAATAGCGGATATTGAGAATATGCAGAAAAGAGCAGCTAATGACACAGACCAAGCGGCCGCCCTGTTTGGGGACATCAGGGAATGGCTAGAAGCCCTAAAGAAGCGAGTCCTGAGCGAGATCTCCAGGCACGAAGAACAATTTTCACTAAGAATTTCGGAATTCATCCaacagctggaaaaaaagaaaagtcatCTGTCAAGGGAGATCCATCACACCGAGAAGCTGTTACATACAGATGATCCATTAATGATAGTACGGGGGGAATCCAAAAAGGCTGAACTATCAGATAGTGAGGAGGACGATGATGAGGAGGATGTTGAGGGGGGAAATTATAAGTTTATTTATGAAAATGATCTAAATATAGATCACATCTCTGAGATATTACTAACAGGTTTGAATGGGTTTGTGAATGGGGCAAAGAGATGGGGCATAAATGGGGAGGAGGCTACAGACATGTTGGGGGATATTATGGCTCGGAATGAGGCAGAATTAGGATTTAGCGCTGGGGCCCCCAGTCCCGTCTATCAAATCCCAGAGACAAATAGAGACTCACAACCTGCTGCTCAGCAAAACCAGCAACTAAAACATAAACTTATGAAACTTTTCCCGAGCAGAAACATTGACCCCTATTATGGGAAGGAGGCCGTAGGTATGTCGGTGGATATAAACACTGCTAGTAATCAGGTCTCTGTATTGGAAGAGGGCAAACTGGTCACCTACTCGGCAACCAGGCTCCGTCGCCCCCAAACCCCACAGAGATTCCAGGATTTCCAGGCtttaagcaccaggagtttcccctcggggcgacattactgggacaTGGAGGGCGGGAAAAACGGAGGCTGGAGGGTAGGagtggcctatcccagtatagagaggggcgGGGCACAGTCCTACACTGGAAATAATGACAAGTCCTGGGCCTTGTGGAGGTGGGATAATAACTATACTGTGATACATAATACAGAAGAAACCAAATTACGCTGTAAACCTGAACATAGAAAAATAAGGATCTTCTttgactatgaggccggacgcctgtccttctaTGAGCTGATTCgtccaatcaggcacttacacaccttcaccgtcaccttcactgagccccttcatgctgcattctgtgtatggggggataacGCCTGGGTGAGGATCATTAGTTAG